AAAAAGTACGATCCGACCCGGTTCTGGATGTATGGCGGCAATGCCTTCGCCCACCCGTGTGAGGAAATCATCGGCCCCCGCTATTATACTCCTTTTGAAATGCGTTTGATGGTTGGCATGGTGCCTACATCTGAAGATCCACGCCCTTCGTTCATGGATGAATACCTGTCACTTGCCGGCAACGGGGGTGGGGGACTTGACGAATACTGGGACATGATCTATGAATACCCCAGGAGTATGGGCGGTGCGCTGTGGGATTTTGTGAGTCCCGGTCTGCGTGAAAAGGTGCGTGCACTTGACGATGCATCCCCTTCAAAAGTACCGGCTCACATAATGGGCAGGGCCTTTCTTACCAAAGGCAAAGCCGGATCAGGCATTGATCTGAACGGGCATGATCAGTGGGTTGAAGTTTACCGTGATAATGCCGTTGAAATCGAAAATGATTCCCTGACACTGTCTATGTGGGTTTATCCTCGCAAATTCAACAGTTCGGCCGGCACGTTACTTACCAAAGGAAGTTATCAGTACGGACTGGTGCAGAAAGGAACCCGGTCACTTGAATTCTACATAACCACACAGCGAAGAGAGTCACTGGATGTTGCTCTTCCGGCTGACTGGGAAAATAACTGGCATCATATTGCCGCAGTGTACAACGGAATTACAATGCAACTGTTTATCGATGGAAAAAAATCAGGAGAAAAGCCGGCTACCGGCAACATCCGGAATTTTCCGTATCCTGTGAACGTCGGACGTAACGCTCAAATACACGGTCAGGAGACATCGGAATACCTTTGTGACGGTATTTTCGATGAGGTGGCAATATTTTCAAAAGTAATGGATCCGCAGTTATTACTGAATCCTGATCCGGCTGTCAAACAAAAAGCATCATTGTGGCTTGACTTTGAAAAAGAAAAAGCAGAAGGCGAATTTTTCAGCCTGGGTATCGGCGCCAGAAGTTATGGTGCCATCTGGCCGGACAGGAGGCCTCAGCCGGAAATGTGGCAGATCAAAAAGGCAGGACAGCCGGTGAGTGTAAGACTGCTTGATGGCGGTTCAGGGAAGATACAGGTAATCAACAGGTACCTGTTTACCCGGCTAAGTGAACTTGAAACCAGGTGGTCAATTGAATCCGATGGACAAAGCATTGCACAGGGCGTTCTTACTATTGATGCGGCTCCCCTGGATACCATTTTGATTTCTGTTCCTTACACAAAACCTGAAATTACTCCCGGTAAGGAATATTTTCTGACAATCAGTTTCCATCAGAAAATGGACAAACCATGGGCAAAAGCCGGATTTGAAATTGCCTTTGAGCAGTTTACACTTCCCTGGAAGGTGAATCCGGAAACCAGCGCAAAGATTAATACACCCGGAATTACAGTAACTGAAATCAACGATACCTTAATAATAAAATGTGTTCAGTTCGATTACCGGTTTGACAGGAAAACGGGAAAACTGGCTGTTCTTCACTTTAACGGGAAAACTGTAATTAAGAGTGGCCCCTCCATCAATGTTTGGCGCGCCCCTCTAGCCAATGAAACGGATGAATGGGGAAGCAGTTCTTCAGGGACAACCCATTGGGGTGAAGGCTATTCAAGAATGGCAGCGACGGATTGGTATTCCACAGGTATTAACAGGTTAAATCACCATTTGGAGAGCTTCCGGTACGAAAGCGTTGATATGTCGTTGAAAATTGAAGTCCATGAACTGGTCACGTTTCTTAATTCCTCTTCAGGTTTTCAGAATAATTACACCTATATTATAAATGGTGACGGCAGTCTTACTATATGCCATAAGATCATACCCTGGGGCGATATGCCTGCATGGCTGCCGCGAATAGGCACAAGCTGGATTCTTAACCGCGATCTCGACCATGTGGAATGGTTTGGTCGTGGCCCACAGGAGAATTATCCCGACAGGAAATCAGGTTACCGGGTAGGAAAATACAGTTCAAGTGTGACGGAAATGTATGAACCCTACCTCATCCCGCAGGATTACGGCTTGAGAACCGATAACCGAAGTGTTGCTTTTTATGATAACAAGGGCATGGGGATTGAATTTTCAGGCGATGAACCATTCAATTTCAATGCATGGCCTTACACCGTTGACAATCTTTCAAAAGCACTATATACTTACCAGCTGAAACCCTTCGACGGCATTACATTCAATTTCGATCACCTCACAAGTGGTGTCGGTTGCACCGCCCGGTCGGTTTTCAATGCCTACAGGGTGCTGCCTGCCGTATATGAATATAAGATAATTGTGAGGCCTTTCGCAGGAAATCAGGCCCATTAGGGCTGACATCTACCATAATGTCGCTCCTGGCGAAGCTTCTATGTACATTAATAATTGTACAAGCATTTTAAAAGTAAAAAATACTTTTTATATTTGTTTTCCGCTCAACTTAAAACTCTGAAAACATGATACAATTATTGCGAAAACTAACACTCACGTGCTTCCTGTTTGTTCTTGCCTTTTCCCTTGAGTCACAGATCATCACTGTGAATGTGGATAAGCCCAAATATGCCATTCAACCTACCATGTGGGGTATCTTCTTTGAGGACATCAACTTTGCGGCTGACGGGGGTATTTATGCGGAACTGGTGATGAATCGCTCGTTTGAATTCAGGAAACCAAAAATGGGGTGGGCGGTAAAGGTGAAGGACAAAGATTCGTCCCACCTTCTGATCATCAACCGGGGTATTGAAAACATAAACAATCCCAGGTTTGCACGGATCAAGGTGGATGATGAATCGAACCCTGTGTGCCTTATAAATTCAGGATTCAGGGGCATGGGTATTACAAAGGATATTCTCTATCATTTTTCATGCATTGCTGCGTTGAATACTTCGGATGCATTGAAAATTCGCATTGAGCTGGTTAATTCAAAAGGTGAGAAAACAGGTGAAGCTGTAATTAATCCATCGGGCAATGACTGGAAACGTTACACGGCTGATATTAAAGCCACACAGACAGATCCCAAATCAAAGCTGAATATCTGGTTCGAAGGGAAAGGCCTTATAGATATGGATATGATTTCTTTATTTCCGGATAATACATGGAAAAACAGGCCGAATGGTCTCAGGGCTGACCTGGTTCAACTTCTGGCTGACATGAAACCGGGTTTTGTGAGATTCCCCGGCGGATGCATTGTGGAAGGCTATGATCTGAACGGAAGGTATCAATGGAAGAAAACGGTGGGTGATCCTGCCGACAGGAAAACCATTGTTAACCGGTGGAACACGGAATTCAACCACAGGCCGACTCCGGATTATTACCAGTCATTCGGTCTTGGTTTCTATGAATATTTCCTCCTGGCCGAGGATATCGGTGCAGCTCCGCTTCCCATTCTCAATTGCGGAATGGCATGCCAGTTCAACAGTGCAGAAGTGGCTCCCATGGATGAGATTGATCCGTATGTGCAGGATGCCCTCGACCTGATCGAATTTGCCAATGGTTCAGCCGAATCAAAATGGGGGAGTGTCAGGGCTAAGATGGGACATCCTGCGCCTTTTAACATGAAATTCCTTGGCGTGGGCAACGAACAATGGGGGCCGCAATATTTTGAACGCTATCTTGTATTTGAAAAAGCTATAAAAGCCAAATACCCGGAAATAGTGCTGGTTTCCGGCGCAGGACCTTCACCCGATGGTGACCTGTTTGATTTTGCAGTTAAAGCGTTGAAAGATACAAAAGCCGACATAGTGGATGAGCATTATTACAAGCCCCCACAGTGGTTTAAAGATAATGCGGGCCGCTACGATAATTACGACAGGAACAGTTATAAGATCTTTGCCGGTGAATATGCAGCCCAGAGCGACTATACAACCAGTCCGAAGAACCGGAACACATGGGAATGTGCTTTATCTGAAGCTGCATTCATGACCGGGCTCGAACGCAATTCGGATGTGGTTGTCATGTGTTCATATGCCCCGCTGTTTGCCCATCTCGAAGGCTGGCAGTGGACGCCTGACCTGATCTGGTTTGATAACCTGAAATCATTTGGTACCGCTAATTATTATGTTCAGAAACTGTTTTCAACAAACAAAGGAACCGATGAAATTGATATAAGCCAGGACGGAAAGCTGCTGGAGGGTGATGATGGGTTGTTTGGAACGGCTGCTATTGATAAAAACAAAAAGGAAATCATACTAAAACTGGTGAACACATCCGGTAAGGAAGTCAGCCGGGTTATCTCTCTGCTGACAAAACAAAAACTCCTTGAAGGGGTTGAAACTACGGTGCTTCAGAATGACAATCCTGAAGCCGTAAACGACATTGAAAATGCAAAAGTGATTTACCCCGTTGAAGGAAAATTAAGCCTGAAAGGAAAGAAACTTTCAGTCATCCTGAAGCCGTATTCGTTTTCCGTAATACGGGTAAAGATTAAATGAGAGGTTTCTCGCTTCGCTCGAAATGACAACTTGAAACGGTTGGAGTGGTGGAACAGGGTGCGGCGGAGCCGCACCCTGTTCCACCACTGTTTAAGTACTTACCTGTCATTCCGACTGAAAGGAGGAATCTCACATTTTTCTGGAAATTTTTTCTCAATAAATATTAAAAGTAAAAAATACTTTTTATATTTACTATGTCATGCTCATGGTGACACCAGGACAACTGTGATCTGATGGGAAAAGTAAATAATATATACAGCATTCATGCAAAGCACTATGTTGCTGTGGATTGTATCATTTTCGGGTATGAAGATGAGGTACTGAAAGTACTGCTTTACCCGAGAGGGTTTGAACCTGCTGCCGGAAAGTGGTCTTTGCTTGGAGGATTTGTTGAAACCGAAGAAACTCTTGGCGATGCAGCACGCCGTATCCTGTTGAACACTACAGGACTTCAGCATATTTACCAGGAACAGGTACACGCTTTTTCAAAGCTCGACCGTGACCCTGCCGGAAGAGTAATCAGTGTGGCCTATTATGCGCTCATCCGCATTAATCAACAGGACAGGGATCTGCTGAAAGAACATGGCGCCAGATGGTGGCCGGTGGCAAAACTTCCGAAGCTTATATTCGATCATAAAGATATGGTGGAAGATTCGCTTGTGGCGCTACAGAAAAAAGCGGGCAATGAACTGATCGGGCCTGAATTGCTCGGTGATAAATTCACCCTCACCCAGCTTAAAAAATTGTATGAGGCTATTTTTCTAAGGCCGCTGGATGCCGGAAATTTCAGGAAAAAGGTGCTTTCACTGGGTGTTTTGCAGAGTACCGGAATTAAGGATAAGGCCGATTCGAAAAAAGGGGCATTCCTTTACCAGTATGTGCCCGGAAATACGGGGGAACCGAACCTGGCACCGATTATAAAAACCAACGGACAATTTAAATCTTAATTCTTATTTAAGTTTTCATAAATAACAACTATTTGGCAACACTAACACGCTTAAATCAATGAATTGGAAATCTCAGGAATTTGTCTGGCTCGACTGGACAATTATGGCAGTAGGAATTCTGGCCATAGTATGGGCCATTTGGCGTTCAATACAAAAACACAAAAGACAGCTTCAGGGAGCTGACAGCCAGGATTACCTTTTCGGAAAAGGAGAACCCTGGTATATCATCGGCGCTGCAATTTTTGCCGCCAACATAGGTTCGGAACACCTTGTAGGCCTTGCCGGTACAGGTGCCAAGGCAGGTGTGGGTATGGCTCACTGGGAAATGCAGGGCTGGATGATCCTTATCCTGGGCTGGGTTTTTGTACCGTTCTATCAGTTGATGAACAGTAAGCTGGGCAAAATCATTACCATGCCCGACTTCTTAAAGAACAGGTATACCCCCCGTACAGGCACCTGGCTGTCGATTATTACACTTATCGCTTATGTGCTGACTAAAGTAAGTGTAACTGCATTTACAGGGGGTATCTTCATGCAGAGTCTTCTCGGCTTGCCTTTCTGGTATGGCGCCATAGGATTAATTGTACTGACAGGTATTTTTACTATTGCAGGAGGTATGAAAGGGGTGATGACCTTATCGGCGATTCAGACGCCTATATTGATCCTCGGATCATTCCTTGTGCTTTTCCTTGGACTGGCCGCTCTCGGTGATGGCAGCATCACTCATGGCTGGGCTGCAATGATTGATTTTTCAAGAACGCTGAGCGTTGGGAAAGACGGTGTTGCATATGGCACAAACCATGTTTTCCACTTCAGGACCGGTGATCCGATGTATGAAAAATTCCCGGGTTTCGCCGTATTCATAGGAGCCTCGATTATTGGTTTGTGGTATTGGGCTACTGACCAGCACATTGTTCAACGTGTACTCGGCCAGCGTAAAGGCGAACCTAACGATGAAGTGATAAAACGTGCACGCAGAGGTTCAATCGCTGCCGGTTACTTCAAATTATTACCCGTGTTCATGTTCCTGATCCCCGGCATGATAGCCGCAGCATTGTCCGCACGCCCCGGCAGTGGCTTCACCCTTGAAAATCCTGACACAGCCTTTGGTTCCATGGTTAAATTTGTTTTACCCGCCGGTGTGAAAGGTATTGTTACAATCGGTTTTATATCCGCGCTCGTTGCATCGCTTGCAGCATTCTTTAATTCATGCGCCACACTTTATACGGAGGACTTTTATAAGCCTTTATTTAAAGGTAAGACAGAGGCTCGCTATGTTTTAGTAGGTCGTATTGCAACCGTTGTAGTTGTGATACTCGGTATCGCCTGGATACCCGTTATGAAAAGTCTGGGCAGCCTGTACGAGTACCTGCAGGACATTCAATCGTTGCTGGCACCTGCCATGGTGGCCGTTTTCGTATTGGGAATATTCTCCAAAAAAATTACTCCCAAGGCTGGCGAGTATGGTATGATCGTGGGCTTTATTGTTGGTATGGTACGCTTGCTTACCAACATCCTTACACATAGCGGTAAAGACATTATGACAGGCGGATTGTGGCAATCCACCCAATGGTTCTGGCATACCAACTGGCTGATCTTTGAGATATGGCTGCTTGTCTTCATTATGATATTAATGGTTGTAATTTCATTCTTTACAGCCAAACCAACCGCAAAACAGGTTGAATTTGTGACTTTCACAAGCGACTACAGGGCACTCATCAAACGGAGCTGGAATACATGGGATGTAGTTGCTTCGCTTGGTGTGGTAGCATTTTGTGTGGCATTTTATATTTATTTCTGGTAGAAAATCTCCGGGCTAGAGGTTAAGGCTAAAGAGCAGCATGGTCTCTGCGGCCTTAACTCGCGGCCCCCGGAGGATTAAAATATGGTAAAATGAAAAAATATGTAATAGGTATCGATTATGGTACCGATTCAGTAAGGACTCTGATTGTGGATGCATCCAACGGCAATGAAGTTGCCAGTGATGTTTTTTATTATCCCAGGTGGAAAGAAGGTAAATACTGCAACCCGGCTACAAACCAGTTTAGGCAGCATCCTCTTGATTATACCGAAGGACTTGAGAAAACGGTTAAGACCGCATTATCTAAATGCGCTCCGGATGTGGCTGAAAATGTGGTGGCCATTTCAGTGGATACAACGGGTTCCACACCCATCGCTGTCGATAAGCAGGGAGTACCTCTTGTGTTCAGGCCCGAATTTGCGGAAAATCCAAATGCCCTGTTTGTGCTTTGGAAAGATCATACCGCCACCCGTGAAGCCGATGAAATCAACAACCTGGCCCGTACATGGGGTGGGGTTGATTACACAAAATTTGAAGGAGGAATATACTCATCCGAATGGTTCTGGGCAAAGGTACTGCATATTCTCAGGGCAGATGAAAAGGTAAGAAAAGAGGCATTTTCCTG
The window above is part of the Bacteroidales bacterium genome. Proteins encoded here:
- a CDS encoding glycoside hydrolase family 2 TIM barrel-domain containing protein, which produces MNKAFFTAVALAYCLAVSAQQKNYLDHVYDYIENTSVFEQGQEEGHVPLIPFATLQEALGQNMKASASCLFLNGTWKFFYSDTPEGTPRNFYEDKFNDKSWADIIVPGNWEMQGFGDPMFRNVTTPFKPNPPKVPHEYNPTGSYRRSFSQPATWKGKQVFLRFEKVASASFVWINGRQVGYNEGGQEPAEYNITSFLKPGKNTIAVNVMKYSDGYYLENQDYWRLAGIFDKVWLFAVPEIHINDWFATTDLDEKYEDAILRIEMKVKDYGSSVSPKYTARATLYNSQQQPVKVITSAPFTVEGGSAHSVMLSDSIMNPLKWSAESPDLYTLVMELIDASGKTTEIVSGRIGFKETEIRDQVFYLNGKPVKLNAINSHMQHPDKGHTMDLETIRKDFELLKQFNINCVRTSHYPPVNAYLDLADEYGIYIVDETGDESHATEYVSNLPEWENMYRERVRKMVLRDRNHPCILFWSAGNESGEGKNICAVIEEGKKYDPTRFWMYGGNAFAHPCEEIIGPRYYTPFEMRLMVGMVPTSEDPRPSFMDEYLSLAGNGGGGLDEYWDMIYEYPRSMGGALWDFVSPGLREKVRALDDASPSKVPAHIMGRAFLTKGKAGSGIDLNGHDQWVEVYRDNAVEIENDSLTLSMWVYPRKFNSSAGTLLTKGSYQYGLVQKGTRSLEFYITTQRRESLDVALPADWENNWHHIAAVYNGITMQLFIDGKKSGEKPATGNIRNFPYPVNVGRNAQIHGQETSEYLCDGIFDEVAIFSKVMDPQLLLNPDPAVKQKASLWLDFEKEKAEGEFFSLGIGARSYGAIWPDRRPQPEMWQIKKAGQPVSVRLLDGGSGKIQVINRYLFTRLSELETRWSIESDGQSIAQGVLTIDAAPLDTILISVPYTKPEITPGKEYFLTISFHQKMDKPWAKAGFEIAFEQFTLPWKVNPETSAKINTPGITVTEINDTLIIKCVQFDYRFDRKTGKLAVLHFNGKTVIKSGPSINVWRAPLANETDEWGSSSSGTTHWGEGYSRMAATDWYSTGINRLNHHLESFRYESVDMSLKIEVHELVTFLNSSSGFQNNYTYIINGDGSLTICHKIIPWGDMPAWLPRIGTSWILNRDLDHVEWFGRGPQENYPDRKSGYRVGKYSSSVTEMYEPYLIPQDYGLRTDNRSVAFYDNKGMGIEFSGDEPFNFNAWPYTVDNLSKALYTYQLKPFDGITFNFDHLTSGVGCTARSVFNAYRVLPAVYEYKIIVRPFAGNQAH
- a CDS encoding sodium:solute symporter; the encoded protein is MNWKSQEFVWLDWTIMAVGILAIVWAIWRSIQKHKRQLQGADSQDYLFGKGEPWYIIGAAIFAANIGSEHLVGLAGTGAKAGVGMAHWEMQGWMILILGWVFVPFYQLMNSKLGKIITMPDFLKNRYTPRTGTWLSIITLIAYVLTKVSVTAFTGGIFMQSLLGLPFWYGAIGLIVLTGIFTIAGGMKGVMTLSAIQTPILILGSFLVLFLGLAALGDGSITHGWAAMIDFSRTLSVGKDGVAYGTNHVFHFRTGDPMYEKFPGFAVFIGASIIGLWYWATDQHIVQRVLGQRKGEPNDEVIKRARRGSIAAGYFKLLPVFMFLIPGMIAAALSARPGSGFTLENPDTAFGSMVKFVLPAGVKGIVTIGFISALVASLAAFFNSCATLYTEDFYKPLFKGKTEARYVLVGRIATVVVVILGIAWIPVMKSLGSLYEYLQDIQSLLAPAMVAVFVLGIFSKKITPKAGEYGMIVGFIVGMVRLLTNILTHSGKDIMTGGLWQSTQWFWHTNWLIFEIWLLVFIMILMVVISFFTAKPTAKQVEFVTFTSDYRALIKRSWNTWDVVASLGVVAFCVAFYIYFW
- a CDS encoding alpha-L-arabinofuranosidase C-terminal domain-containing protein; the protein is MIQLLRKLTLTCFLFVLAFSLESQIITVNVDKPKYAIQPTMWGIFFEDINFAADGGIYAELVMNRSFEFRKPKMGWAVKVKDKDSSHLLIINRGIENINNPRFARIKVDDESNPVCLINSGFRGMGITKDILYHFSCIAALNTSDALKIRIELVNSKGEKTGEAVINPSGNDWKRYTADIKATQTDPKSKLNIWFEGKGLIDMDMISLFPDNTWKNRPNGLRADLVQLLADMKPGFVRFPGGCIVEGYDLNGRYQWKKTVGDPADRKTIVNRWNTEFNHRPTPDYYQSFGLGFYEYFLLAEDIGAAPLPILNCGMACQFNSAEVAPMDEIDPYVQDALDLIEFANGSAESKWGSVRAKMGHPAPFNMKFLGVGNEQWGPQYFERYLVFEKAIKAKYPEIVLVSGAGPSPDGDLFDFAVKALKDTKADIVDEHYYKPPQWFKDNAGRYDNYDRNSYKIFAGEYAAQSDYTTSPKNRNTWECALSEAAFMTGLERNSDVVVMCSYAPLFAHLEGWQWTPDLIWFDNLKSFGTANYYVQKLFSTNKGTDEIDISQDGKLLEGDDGLFGTAAIDKNKKEIILKLVNTSGKEVSRVISLLTKQKLLEGVETTVLQNDNPEAVNDIENAKVIYPVEGKLSLKGKKLSVILKPYSFSVIRVKIK
- a CDS encoding NUDIX domain-containing protein, with the translated sequence MGKVNNIYSIHAKHYVAVDCIIFGYEDEVLKVLLYPRGFEPAAGKWSLLGGFVETEETLGDAARRILLNTTGLQHIYQEQVHAFSKLDRDPAGRVISVAYYALIRINQQDRDLLKEHGARWWPVAKLPKLIFDHKDMVEDSLVALQKKAGNELIGPELLGDKFTLTQLKKLYEAIFLRPLDAGNFRKKVLSLGVLQSTGIKDKADSKKGAFLYQYVPGNTGEPNLAPIIKTNGQFKS